In one Colletotrichum destructivum chromosome 2, complete sequence genomic region, the following are encoded:
- a CDS encoding Putative P-type ATPase, HAD superfamily, P-type ATPase, transmembrane domain superfamily, whose product MQWPWHKRKDSDDGDTLLPLATKVPSINGLAMDPVETESSRSRPGYVRTTSVQSRTIADEFSSMSPAEAASRLQTSLTHGLSPAEALNRLSDYGPNEIPHEPPEPLWLRFIKQFQEPLIALLLVSAGASIFLGNTDDAVSITVAVTIVVSVGFVQEYRSEKSIEALSQLVPNHAHLVRSAASKTPGSARTPTWPPLGSMDGNESVGSTTPGEEMLEATSSKVMASQLVPGDLVYFTTGDRIPADIRVTKAADLTIDESNLTGENEPVRITAETKVRNLLSPAYGADTLQLPSPSAVSDNRDTGGNGDNNIAWMGTLVRSGHGQGIVFATGGSTNFGTIATSVSGTESPRSPLQLSMDDLGSQLSKFSFGVIGLISLVGWLQGKKLLEIFTISISLAVAAIPEGLPIIVTVTLALGVHRMARHNAIVRKMPKVETLGSVNVVCTDKTGTLTMNHMTTAKMWYFGANDAIDVESDDEATETKPDPATLRILRIGNIANNGRLAQQYTENGAAARAVLSSTQGTDFASTYTRWCGQPTDVAMLDLLDRFKEHDVRESIGPRLSETPFSSERKWMGVTIGTNDKEFAYMKGSIDRILEACDTYLTRDGREIVLDSARRQEALQAAEAMASKGLRVLAFASGAVSRYRGRATLTPTHRTNTPGEGPRPQPVDETYRGLTFAGLVGMSDPPRPGVGKAIRRLLRGGVRVVMITGDAETTAVAIGRQLGMPIAKSIEHASSQASVRPVLRGEDVDAMSEQELSQAIQHTTIFARTNPDHKLKIIRAFQARGDIVAMTGDGVNDAPALKRADIGISMGLHGTDVAKEAADMILTDDDFSTILRAIEEGKGIFNNIQNFLTFQLSTSAAGLSLVLFCTILGFKSPLNAMQILWINIIMDGPPAQSLGVEAVDADVMNRPPRKRNDAVLTRKLLYRVLTSASIIMMGTMLVYRREMLADGEVNRRDTTMTFTCFVLFDMFNALACRSESKSVLRGEVGLFSNTLFNWAVSLSIAGQLLVIYFPWLQEVFQTEALGFFDLVGLLILCSTVFWADEFRKYWKYSRRRIGGGYSQAV is encoded by the exons ATGCAGTGGCCCTGGCACAAGAGGAAAGACtccgacgatggcgacacTTTGCTGCCCCTGGCGACCAAGGTGCCGAGCATCAACGGCTTGGCCATGGATCCTGTAGAAACGGAATCGTCGCGATCGAGGCCAGGTTACGTTCGGACCACATCGGTGCAGTCAAGA ACCATTGCCGACGAGTTTTCCTCCATGAGTCCAGCAGAAGCTGCCAGCCGGCTTCAAACTTCTCTTACTCACGGTCTGTCCCCTGCCGAAGCCTTGAACCGACTCAGCGACTATGGGCCGAACGAAATCCCCCACGAACCCCCCGAACCACTGTGGCTGCGGTTTATTAAACAGTTTCAAGAACCACTCATTGCCCTCCTGCTCGTTTCGGCCGGGGCCTCGATATTTCTGGGCAACACGGATGACGCGGTCAGCATCACTGTAGCGGTAACCATTGTCGTCTCGGTTGGCTTTGTGCAAGAATACCGGTCGGAAAAGTCAATAGAGGCACTCAGTCAGCTAGTCCCCAACCACGCTCACCTTGTCCGGTCAGCCGCCAGCAAAACGCCGGGCAGCGCTCGGACTCCCACATGGCCGCCGCTGGGCTCAATGGACGGCAACGAGTCGGTGGGATCTACTACGCCGGGCGAAGAAATGCTCGAGGCAACTTCGTCAAAGGTCATGGCCTCGCAGCTTGTGCCGGGAGACCTTGTCTACTTCACCACGGGCGATCGTATCCCAGCAGATATCCGGGTCACCAAGGCAGCAGATCTCACTATTGACGAGTCGAATCTTACGGGAGAAAACGAACCAGTTCGCATCACGGCCGAAACAAAAGTCCGAAATCTCTTGTCCCCCGCATATGGAGCAGACACGCTCCAACTCCCGAGTCCCTCTGCCGTATCTGACAATAGGGATACTGGCGGAAACGGTGACAACAACATTGCTTGGATGGGCACCTTGGTGAGATCCGGCCACGGCCAGGGTATCGTCTTCGCGACGGGCGGGAGCACCAACTTCGGAACCATTGCGACCAGTGTTTCTGGGACGGAAAGCCCACGCTCACCTTTGCAACTTTCCATGGACGACCTTGGCTCCCAGCTTAGCAAATTCTCCTTTGGCGTCATCGGCCTCATTTCCTTGGTTGGCTGGCTGCAGGGAAAGAAGCTGCTCGAAATTTTCACGATCTCCATCTCTCTAGCTGTCGCAGCTATTCCGGAAGGCTTGCCAATCATCGTGACTGTCACTCTGGCTCTCGGCGTTCATAGGATGGCCCGCCATAACGCTATTGTGCGTAAGATGCCCAAGGTAGAGACTCTGGGCTCGGTGAATGTCGTATGTACCGACAAGACAG GAACTCTTACCATGAACCACATGACAACGGCCAAGATGTGGTACTTCGGTGCCAATGACGCCATTGATGTTGAATCCGACGATGAAGCCACGGAAACCAAGCCGGACCCTGCTACTCTACGAATTCTGCGTATTGGTAATATTGCGAACAACGGACGTCTTGCACAGCAGTACACTGAGAACGGTGCAGCTGCTAGAGCAGTGCTTTCGTCCACACAAGGAACGGACTTTGCTTCGACTTACACACGCTGGTGTGGACAACCCACCGATGTTGCCATGCTCGATCTGCTTGACAGATTCAAAGAGCACGATGTCCGCGAATCCATCGGTCCGCGCCTAAGCGAAACACCCTTCAGCTCTGAGCGTAAGTGGATGGGCGTCACAATCGGAACTAACGACAAAGAGTTCGCCTACATGAAGGGTTCCATTGATCGGATTCTCGAAGCGTGCGACACCTATCTTAcccgagatggccgagagATCGTTCTCGACTCCGCGCGCCGTCAGGAGGCGTTGCAGGCCGCAGAAGCCATGGCTTCGAAGGGTCTCCGCGTGCTTGCTTTTGCAAGCGGCGCTGTTTCGCGATATAGGGGCAGGGCTACGCTGACACCCACTCATCGCACCAACACACCGGGCGAAGGCCCTCGTCCCCAACCCGTGGACGAGACTTACAGGGGCCTCACATTCGCTGGGTTGGTTGGAATGAGCGACCCGCCGAGGCCAGGAGTTGGCAAGGCGATTAGGAGATTACTCCGGGGAGGTGTCAGAGTCGTCATGATCACAGGTGATGCCGAAACAACTGCCGTCGCTATTGGCAGGCAGCTCGGCATGCCGATTGCTAAATCGATCGAACACGCTTCCAGCCAAGCATCAGTACGTCCTGTTTTGCGGGGGGAGGACGTTGACGCCATGTCAGAGCAAGAGCTTTCACAGGCCATCCAGCATACCACAATCTTTGCCCGCACGAACCCGGACCACAAGCTGAAAATCATCCGCGCTTTTCAGGCCAGGGGCGATATCGTCGCCATGACTGGAGACGGTGTCAATGACGCCCCGGCTCTGAAGAGAGCAGATATTGGCATTTCGATGGGCCTGCATGGAACCGATGTTgcgaaggaggcggcggacaTGATTCTTACCGACGATGACTTCTCTACCATACTTCGAGCAATCGAAGAGGGTAAGGGAATCTTCAACAACATCCAGAACTTCCTGACGTTCCAGCTGAGCACAAGCGCGGCTGGGCTGTCCCTCGTTCTATTCTGCACAATTCTCGGGTTCAAGTCGCCCCTAAATGCGATGCAGATCCTCTGGATTA ACATCATCATGGACGGTCCGCCTGCGCAATcactcggcgtcgaggcggtTGATGCCGATGTCATGAATCGTCCCCCTCGCAAGCGTAACGACGCGGTGCTGACGAGGAAGCTCCTCTACAGAGTCTTGACATCAgcatccatcatcatgatGGGCACTATGCTCGTCTATAGACGTGAAATGCTTGCGGATGGGGAGGTTAACCGCCGCGACACGACCATGACTTTCACTTGCTTTGTACTCTTCGACATGTTCAACGCCTTGGCCTGCCGATCCGAATCAAAGTCGGTTTTGCGAGGCGAAGTCGGGCTTTTCTCAAATACCCTCTTCAACTGGGCCGTCTCGCTCAGCATCGCGGGCCAGTTGCTCGTTATATACTTCCCATGGCTCCAGGAGGTTTTCCAAACAGAAGCCCTGGGCTTCTTCGATCTTGTCGGCCTGTTGATTCTTTGCAGCACGGTGTTCTGGGCGGATGAGTTTAGAAAGTACTGGAAGTACTCCAGACGGCGCATAGGCGGTGGTTATAGTCAGGCAGTGTAG
- a CDS encoding Putative Longin-like domain superfamily, AP complex, mu/sigma subunit, coatomer subunit zeta protein yields MAPGMSLFSVNAILILSIEDGSRLFSKYYSAPHHTGSATHNGNSNSSGSPYPDVKSQKAFEKGLLEKTAKQTGDIILYDNRIVLYKMESDVMMYVVGGVDENEVLLYNVILALRDSLHLLFKQSVDKRTIVENYDLVSLAIDEIVDDGIILETDPTIIVQRVSKAPAQDVDLRRIDLSEQGVNNLAQLGKSKLADWLRQGL; encoded by the exons ATGGCTCCTGGAATGTCCCTTTTCTCCGTCAACGCGATTCTGATCCTCAGCATTGAGGATGGATCGCGGCTATTCTCCAAGTATTACAGCGCACCCCACCACACCGGCTCGGCGACACACAACG GCAACTCGAACTCTTCTGGCAGCCCGTATCCCGATGTGAAGTCGCAAAAGGCCTTTGAGAAGGGCctcttggagaagacggcgaagcAGACTGGCGATATCATTCTGTACGATAACCGGATTGTGCTCTACAAGATGGAATCAGACGTCATGATGTACGTAGtcggaggcgtcgacgagaacgaggtgCTCCTCTACAACGTCATTCTGGCCCTGAGAGACTCCCTGCACCTGCTCTTCAA GCAATCCGTCGACAAGCGCACAATCGTTGAGAACTACGACCTCGTTTCCCTCGCTATTGACGagatcgtcgacgacggcatcatTCTCGAAACCGACcccaccatcatcgtccaAAGAGTGAGCAAGGCGCCGGCGCAAGATGTCGACCTCCGCCGCATCGACCTCAGCGAACAAGGTGTCAACAACTTGGCCCAGCTTGGCAAGTCGAAATTGGCAGACTGGCTGCGACAAGGCTTGTAA
- a CDS encoding Putative mini-chromosome maintenance protein translates to MSSPSKRSTRSSTAGTPRRSTRNNPDTAARSSPAPTDEEAQPPAVTPRATRRSQLASSPLFYESSPSQTPGGRRNAPANGDVSSPLRNMSNSQSTAAGPAPSSPLRQDIDTQSTGDGDRTPRASGMARESSPIRYEPSSSPGRSVRPFQSDLRSESSGLFVTDRSSRSRRGDINSEGLRTPRRRLVLDPSGRVTTDAPGSDAPSFSNPDPNTSEADRLGGAGESTIWGTTVSIDDTFASFKDFLRHFTRKYQLYREGWSEADVQAAPDAESKPYWEALENMLLLGTTRLYLDIADLNTYPPTRKLWYHIQAYPQEIIPIMDQSVHDLMVELARTESQRQRAFQSGSGDAARRSNTAPSSDLAFPSSDHAGSDAPTPRPAAELPSKEDEIAQMIYMVRPFGLDTTTNLRDLNPSDMDRLITVKGLVIRTTPVIPDMKEAFFRCNVCNHSVSVSLDRGKIREPTECPRARCASKNSMQIVHNRCTFEDKQVIKLQETPDAVPAGQTPHSVSVCVYNELVDFCKAGDRVQLTGIFRVSPVRVNPRQRTIKSVYKTYVDVLHVQKVDKKRMGVDPSTLGIEGEEDEGGDNNIEETKKISPEEEEKIRETAARSDIYDLLSRSLAPSIYEMDDVKKGILLQLFGGTNKTFTKGGSPRYRGDINVLLCGDPSTSKSQILSYVHKIAPRGVYTSGKGSSAVGLTAYVTRDPETRQLVLESGALVLSDGGVCCIDEFDKMSESTRSVLHEVMEQQTVSVAKAGIITTLNARTSILASANPIGSRYNPDLPVPQNIDLPPTLLSRFDLVYLILDRADEKSDARLARHLLSLYLEDKPESAHTKEDILPVEFLTDYISFARANIHPTIAQDAAQELVEQYLEMRKLGQDVRAAEKRITATTRQLESMIRLSEAHAKMRLSTTVVREDVKEAARLIRSALKTAATDSQGRIDMSLLTEGTSAADRRKKEEIKEAVLHLLDEMTSNGQTVRWSEVARRLSEGASMPVEQSDFNETMRTLEMEGLVMIGGEGARRSIRRVTAVV, encoded by the exons ATGTCTTCACCTTCAAAGAGGTCGACAAGAAGTTCGACTGCTGGTACCCCCCGCCGGTCAACAAGAAACAACCCAGATACGGCTGCACGCAGCAGCCCCGCGCCCACAGACGAAGAGGCGCAACCCCCGGCAGTAACGCCTCGTGCTACCCGCCGCTCGCAGCTTGCGTCGAGCCCGCTCTTCTATGAATCTTCGCCGTCGCAGACGCCCGGTGGTCGCCGTAATGCCCCGGCAAACGGCGATGTCTCGTCGCCTTTGCGAAACATGAGCAACAGCCAAAgcactgctgctggccctGCTCCCAGCTCACCTCTCCGTCAAGACATAGATACCCAATCCACTGGTGATGGTGACAGGACCCCGCGTGCGAGTGGAATGGCGAGAG AGTCATCCCCTATTCGATACGAGCCCAGTTCTAGCCCAGGCCGGTCGGTACGGCCGTTTCAATCCGACTTGCGCAGTGAGAGCAGTGGTCTCTTCGTCACTGATCGCTCATCGCGTTCCCGTAGAGGCGACATCAACTCTGAAGGTCTCAGAACACCCCGCCGTCGCTTAGTTTTGGATCCTTCCGGCAGAGTGACCACCGACGCGCCGGGCTCCGATGCGCCTTCATTTAGCAACCCCGACCCCAACACTTCGGAGGCTGACCGCCTCGGAGGGGCGGGTGAGAGCACTATTTGGGGTACCACCGTGTCGATCGATGACACTTTCGCGTCTTTCAAGGATTTCTTGAGGCACTTCACCAGGAAATACCAGCTGTATAGAGAGGGATGGTCCGAGGCTGACGTCCAAGCTGCCCCCGATGCCGAGTCCAAGCCGTACTgggaggccctcgagaacATGCTTCTTCTGGGCACAACCAGACTTTACCTCGACATTGCCGATCTGAACACCTACCCGCCGACGCGGAAGCTCTGGTATCACATCCAGGCCTACCCCCAAGAAATCATTCCTATCATGGATCAGTCTGTTCACGACTTGATGGTCGAGCTGGCTAGAACCGAAAGCCAGAGGCAGCGTGCGTTCCAGAGCGGTTCTGGTGATGCCGCTCGGCGAAGCAATACAGCCCCTAGTTCGGATCTTGCGTTCCCGAGCTCCGACCATGCGGGTTCTGACGCCCCGACCCCACGACCGGCTGCCGAACTCCCATCGAAGGAGGATGAGATTGCTCAGATGATTTATATGGTTCGGCCATTCGGATTGGACACGACTACTAATCTCCGTGACCTGAACCCCTCGGACATGGACAGACTCATCACCGTCAAGGGTCTTGTCATTCGCACTACACCAGTCATTCCTGATATGAAGGAGGCTTTCTTCCGGTGCAATGTTTGCAACCACTCTGTCAGCGTCAGCCTTGACAGAGGCAAGATCCGCGAGCCCACCGAGTGCCCGCGAGCCCGTTGCGCCTCCAAGAACTCCATGCAAATCGTCCACAACCGTTGCACATTCGAAGATAAGCAGGTCATCAAGCTTCAGGAGACTCCAGACGCTGTCCCCGCCGGTCAGACACCCCACTCGGTCTCAGTATGTGTATACAACGAACTGGTGGACTTCTGCAAGGCCGGTGACAGAGTCCAACTTACGGGTATTTTCCGTGTCAGCCCTGTGCGTGTGAACCCGCGCCAGAGAACCATTAAGAGCGTGTACAAGACCTACGTGGATGTTCTGCACGTGCAAAAGGTGGACAAGAAGAGAATGGGCGTCGACCCTTCTACGCTCGGTATCGAGGGtgaagaggacgaaggcggcgacaacAACATCGAGGAGACCAAGAAGATCAGTccggaggaagaagaaaagatCAGAGAGACTGCAGCCAGGTCAGACATCTACGATCTTCTCTCACGCTCACTCGCCCCCTCGATTTATGAGATGGACGACGTGAAGAAGGGCATTCTTTTGCAGCTGTTCGGTGGCACCAACAAGACTTTCACAAAGGGTGGCAGCCCCAGGTACAGAGGCGATATCAACGTCCTGCTCTGCGGTGATCCGTCCACGTCAAAGTCTCAGATCCTCTCTTACGTACACAAGATTGCCCCCCGTGGTGTATACACCAGTGGCAAGGGATCTTCCGCAGTCGGTTTGACTGCATACGTCACGCGAGACCCGGAAACTCGCCAGCTTGTGCTCGAGTCCGGTGCCCTGGTTTTGTCCGACGGTGGCGTTTGCTGCATCGACGAGTTCGACAAGATGTCAGAATCTACACGTTCTGTTCTTCACGAAGTCATGGAACAGCAAACGGTTTCCGTTGCCAAGGCAGGCATCATCACCACTCTCAACGCTAGGACAAGTATTTTGGCCTCAGCCAACCCCATCGGCAGTCGTTACAACCCGGATCTCCCCGTGCCCCAGAACATCGATCTGCCCCCAACGCTGCTCTCTCGTTTCGATCTGGTCTATCTAATCCTTGACCGCGCCGATGAAAAGAGCGATGCTCGTCTCGCTCGCCATCTTCTATCTCTGTACCTCGAAGACAAGCCAGAGTCTGCCCACACTAAGGAAGACATTCTG CCCGTCGAGTTTCTCACCGACTACATCTCCTTCGCCCGCGCCAACATCCATCCGACCATCGCACAGGATGCTGCCCAGGAACTGGTTGAACAATACCTCGAGATGCGCAAGCTTGGCCAGGATGttcgcgccgccgagaaaCGCATCACCGCTACTACTCGTCAGCTCGAGTCCATGATTCGTCTGTCTGAGGCTCATGCTAAGATGCGACTGTCTACGACAGTCGTTCGCGAGGACGTCAAAGAAGCCGCCCGTCTTATTCGCTCCGCTCTCAAGACTGCCGCCACTGACTCCCAGGGTCGCATCGATATGAGTCTTCTGACAGAAggcaccagcgccgccgaccgccgcaagaaggaggagatcaaggaggCGGTGCTTCACCTACTCGATGAGATGACCAGCAACGGACAGACCGTCAGGTGGAGCGAGGTCGCCAGAAGACTGAGCGAAGGTGCGAGCATGCCGGTGGAGCAGAGCGATTTCAACGAGACGATGCGGaccttggagatggagggTCTCGTCATGATCGGTGGTGAGGGCGCGAGGAGAAGCATCAGGAGAGTCACGGCAGTTGTGTAA
- a CDS encoding Putative oligomeric Golgi complex, subunit 4 protein has protein sequence MSTLTNGVSSHRADSDNAANGVHGAAARPSSGSNSTIYAASSVTEVRAALEALHARESTITSRLDALLGSQADLARELGRLDLLRAGLGSQVIAARSVGNDMLSTAADTAGRLSNKVKELDLEKSRVEDTLEVVNQVVELKACVQGVVGSMGAPQDWEAAAAYLARATQVPEDITKGKFASSIVPSVEVPDPPWTTLENAKESLCGLFLREFEKATKEGDGAKVTRFFKLFPLIGRGDVGLDVYGRYVCQGVAGTARSVLKESPGVQARKEGFFYANALTRLFDHIARIVEGHGGLVERHYGSGKMVRVIERLQQEADVQGGIILDSWSDERDVDRRLKDVKSYPFSFLVQSFLPQQRSGTPRVNSPAMGAGANQRDSEDEGVNMKEVDGLLSEIAIMLGRWSLYSRFLAGKTRNPSSSEDAPLSVPDVVVKSNLKKKVSDKLTSPYNTMMTFFFRRSVEKAFQLDESPSGLSLSMNKHIDTNQPFIISAVDDVMYVVSAVIQKSISTSQRDVIASVIPTIGRVLSSDFVGMIQRKMRDESYPKPIVQGGFPPEDKIIQFIVLINSLDTANEYLGRIITSNVGSTNDASKTNGEAYESSLKDTFPFEKDVAFVASALNTLHSSFTTKSTELLNEGLQVLFKQVVQPRLRPVIAETFRDVDYSLSEEELAEFAQQNDEDEEEMLDQVSRRFEHGWDQLMKPISRLLTAHTFTVLHDLTARYLSRVLERRVWDARANAYGVIRMARDFSSIVSTVSKGNYGVRELFARVSQILMVANMEEEEWEEISVQPDDEEDGMIWVLTEDERRRARHLTSRERRG, from the exons ATGTCAACACTCACGAATGGCGTCTCCTCCCATCGCGCGGACAGCGACAATGCCGCCAACGGCGTGCACGGCGCTGCGGCCCGACCCAGCAGTGGCAGCAACAGTACCATTTACGCAGCCTCGAGCGTCACCGAGGtgcgcgccgccctcgaagCTCTCCACGCCCGCGAGTCGACGATAACAAGCCGCCTTGACGCACTCCTCGGCTCCCAGGCCGATCTTGCTCGCGAGTTGGGCCGTCTGGACTTGCTGCGCGCGGGGCTTGGGAGTCAGGTCATTGCCGCGCGGTCCGTTGGCAACGACATGCTttccacggcggcggacaCGGCCGGACGGCTGAGCAACAAGGTGAAGGAGTTGGATTTGGAAAAGAGCCGGGTCGAGGATacgctcgaggtcgtcaaccAGGTTGTCGAGCTCAAGGCTTGCGTGCAAGGTGTCGTGGGGAGCATGGGTGCCCCGCAGGACTGGGAAGCTGCTGCAGCGTACCTTGCGCGAGCGACGCAGGTGCCAGAAGACATCACCAAGGGCAAGTTTGCCTCGTCGATTGTTCCGTCCGTCGAGGTGCCTGACCCTCCATGGACGACGCTCGAGAATGCCAAGGAGAGCCTGTGTGGGCTGTTCCTGAGGGAGTTTGAAAAAGCGACCAAAGAGGGAGACGGTGCCAAGGTTACCCGGTTCTTCAAGCTCTTCCCTCTCATTGGCAGAGGGGACGTTGGACTGGATGTCTACGGACGGTATGTCTGCCAGGGCGTGGCTGGCACTGCACGATCCGTGTTGAAGGAGAGCCCCGGGGTCCAGGCGAGAAAGGAAGGCTTCTTCTATGCCAATGCCCTCACCAGACTGTTTGATCATATTGCACGGATCGTGGAGGGCCACGGGGGCCTTGTCGAACGACATTACGGCTCTGGCAAAATGGTCCGCGTTATCGAGCGGTTACAACAGGAGGCAGACGTGCAGGGTGGCATCATCCTCGACTCCTGGAGCGACGAGCGCGATGTCGATAGACGGCTGAAAGATGTCAAGAGCTATCCCTTTTCGTTTTTAGTCCAGAGTTTCTTGCCGCAGCAGAGGAGCGGGACGCCGCGGGTCAATTCGCCTGCGATGGGTGCCGGGGCGAATCAACGCGATagcgaggatgagggcgtTAACATGAAAGAGGTGGACGGCCTTCTTAGTGAGATCGCCATCATGCTTGGACGGTGGTCTCTCTACTCTCGGTTTCTGGCAGGAAAGACTCGG AATCCCTCGTCATCCGAAGACGCTCCACTATCCGTGCCGGATGTTGTTGTCAAGTCCAACCTCAAAAAGAAGGTTTCTGACAAGCTCACGTCCCCGTATAACACCATGatgaccttcttcttccgaCGGTCAGTTGAGAAGGCGTTTCAGCTGGACGAGTCGCCGAGCGGGTTGTCTCTCAGCATGAACAAGCACATCGACACAAACCAGCCGTTCATTATCTCTGCGGTGGACGACGTCATGTACGTCGTCAGTGCCGTTATCCAAAAATCAATATCAACGTCGCAAAGAGATGTCATTGCGTCTGTGATTCCCACCATCGGCCGGGTTCTCAGCTCTGATTTCGTCGGCATGATTCAGCGAAAGATGCGCGACGAGTCGTACCCCAAACCTATTGTACAAGGAGGGTTCCCGCCAGAGGACAAGATCATTCAGTTCATCGTCCTGATTAATAGTCTCGACACCGCTAATGAGTATCTCGGGCGCATCATTACGAGCAACGTCGGGAGCACGAACGATGCATCAAAGACAAATGGCGAGGCATATGAATCGTCACTTAAAGATACATTTCCCTTCGAAAAGGACGTTGCGTTCGTGGCTTCCGCCCTCAACACCTTGCACAGCTCCTTCACTACCAAGTCGACTGAGCTCCTCAACGAAGGCCTTCAGGTACTCTTTAAGCAGGTCGTTCAGCCGCGTCTTCGACCGGTGATTGCCGAAACCTTCCGCGATGTAGATTACTCCCTGTCTGAAGAGGAGCTAGCCGAATTTGCACAACAGaacgacgaggatgaagaagagatgCTCGATCAGGTATCACGGCGGTTCGAGCACGGCTGGGACCAACTCATGAAGCCCATCTCGCGACTCTTGACTGCTCACACGTTCACAGTCCTGCATGACTTGACAGCGCGCTATCTCTCGCGTGTACTTGAGCGTAGAGTATGGGACGCCCGGGCCAACGCCTATGGTGTCATCCGCATGGCGCGCGACTTTTCCAGCATTGTCAGCACGGTATCCAAGGGTAATTACGGCGTCAGGGAGCTGTTTGCCAGAGTGTCGCAGATACTGATGGTGGCCAAcatggaggaagaagagtgGGAGGAGATTTCGGTCCAGCctgacgatgaggaggacggTATGATCTGGGTACtgaccgaggacgagcggcggcgggccagGCACCTGACGTCCAGAGAGCGTAGAGGGTGA
- a CDS encoding Putative threonylcarbamoyl-AMP synthase domain-containing protein: protein METRIVQVEAQRLGSFRDVEGPERLSHWEVTSTASGSSIGALRDAAEYIRIKDTPVAFPTETVYGLGADATRSGAVKGIYSAKGRPSDNPLISHVCDLDMLRGLLRPEKQMTNADSAGRDPIPEIYKPLIEKFWPGPLTILLRNPEPSKLAPEVTAGLASFGVRMPSSPLALTLIKLAGVPLAAPSANASTKPSPTTAQHVYHDLEGRIELILDGGACRVGVESTVVDGLCDPPVVLRPGGVSMEELRTCAGWEGVVKAYKDESETGKSAPRAPGMKYKHYSPKAKVVLYEWGCGAGTEGIMPEDLQKALLQQNGDVTATNGSGPTSIRIGIIRTRRWKTAGGLQTGVLQVSKVYVDGAAAANARDEAAYEVQEGELQDAEKPMATILDIDLGDNTRGIAQGLFSALRDLDRRGAGVIFVDGIDDRNDIAEAVMNRLRKAASEIRA, encoded by the coding sequence ATGGAGACCAGAATCGTCCAGGTTGAAGCTCAAAGGTTGGGAAGTTTTAGGGACGTCGAGGGACCTGAGAGGTTAAGCCACTGGGAAGTCACCAGCACCGCCTCGGGTTCGTCAATAGGCGCCCTCCGTGACGCTGCAGAATATATACGCATCAAGGACACCCCCGTGGCCTTCCCCACCGAGACGGTCTACGGCCTGGGTGCCGACGCGACACGGAGCGGCGCTGTCAAAGGCATCTACTCCGCCAAGGGCCGGCCATCGGACAACCCCTTAATATCCCACGTCTGCGACCTGGATATGCTGAGGGGACTGCTGCGACCTGAGAAGCAGATGACCAACGCGGACTCGGCGGGGAGGGACCCGATCCCTGAAATTTACAAGCCGCTCATCGAAAAGTTCTGGCCCGGCCCCCTGACGATCCTGCTGCGGAATCCGGAGCCAAGCAAGCTCGCACCCGAGGTCACGGCGGGCCTGGCGAGCTTTGGTGTGCGGatgccgtcttcgccgttggccttgaCGCTGATCAAGCTTGCCGGCGTCCCATTggccgcgccgtccgccAACGCCTCGACCAAACCGTCTCCCACGACAGCGCAGCATGTTTACCACGACCTGGAAGGGCGCATTGAGCTGATCCTGGACGGTGGAGCATGTCGGGTTGGTGTAGAGAGTACTGTCGTTGACGGGCTCTGCGACCCGCCTGTCGTTTTGAGGCCCGGCGGCGTGAGCATGGAAGAACTGCGGACCTGCGCCGGGTGGGAGGGCGTCGTCAAGGCGTACAAGGACGAGAGCGAGACAGGGAAGTCTGCGCCGCGGGCACCGGGGATGAAGTACAAGCACTACAGTCCCAAGGCAAAGGTTGTGCTGTACGAATGGGGTTGTGGGGCGGGGACCGAGGGCATCATGCCCGAGGATCTGCAGAAGGCGCTTCTCCAGCAGAACGGTGATGTCACTGCTACCAACGGTTCAGGACCGACTTCGATAAGAATTGGAATCATccggacgaggaggtggaAGACCGCGGGAGGGCTGCAGACGGGCGTGCTCCAGGTCTCCAAGGTCTACGTTGACGGGGCTGCGGCAGCGAATGCcagggacgaggcggcgtacgaggtccaggagggCGAGCTGCAGGACGCAGAGAAGCCCATGGCGACGATTCTCGACATAGATCTGGGAGACAACACCAGGGGCATCGCTCAGGGGCTTTTCTCGGCGCTGAGAGATCTGGACAGGAgaggcgccggcgtcatctTCGTGGACGGCATTGACGACAGGaacgacatcgccgaggccgtaATGAACAGGCTCCGTAAGGCGGCTTCGGAAATTCGGGCATAG